In Paenibacillus sp. G2S3, a single window of DNA contains:
- a CDS encoding MFS transporter, whose protein sequence is MKASQREGNIQNRGLTDTKYDRWLLVLGIVFIAAALRAPFTSVGPLVQMIQDDLGLSNTLAGAITTLPLLAFAILSPFAPKLARRFGLANVLLIAMVMLAMGILVRSGAGTGLLFTGTAILGLSIAVCNVLLPGLIKGKFPHKIGLMTGVYTVSMNLCAAVASGISVPLASNAGFGWRGTLAIWFMIAALATLFWIPQMRKLDQGTGAKGSVSSGNMWRSSLAWKVTIFMGLQSLLYYVFIAWFSVLLGERGMSSSHAGWLLSLMQMAQLPFTFFVPLWAGRMKNQRILVIITAILYFIGISGIWLGSSALMAVWAICFGIAGGFAFGLVMMFFSLRTRSTQEAAELSGMAQSVGYVLAAMGPALFGWLHDVTNSWTMPLVLLLGASVLLLVVGLGAGSDRYVGDKR, encoded by the coding sequence TTTATCGCAGCGGCACTTAGAGCGCCTTTCACATCCGTCGGTCCACTGGTACAAATGATTCAGGATGATTTAGGCTTATCGAACACTTTAGCAGGAGCTATTACCACTCTACCATTATTGGCTTTTGCCATCTTGTCCCCGTTTGCTCCAAAGCTAGCCCGCCGCTTCGGCTTGGCTAATGTGCTATTAATTGCCATGGTTATGCTCGCAATGGGGATTCTAGTTCGGTCGGGGGCGGGAACGGGACTTTTGTTCACAGGTACGGCGATACTCGGACTTTCTATTGCAGTATGTAATGTGCTGCTTCCGGGTCTGATTAAAGGGAAGTTTCCTCACAAAATTGGATTAATGACAGGTGTTTATACCGTTTCTATGAATTTATGCGCAGCCGTCGCTTCAGGTATAAGTGTACCGCTGGCCAGTAATGCTGGATTTGGCTGGAGAGGGACTCTGGCGATTTGGTTTATGATCGCTGCGCTAGCAACCTTGTTCTGGATTCCGCAAATGCGCAAGCTCGATCAAGGGACTGGAGCGAAGGGTTCGGTCTCTAGTGGAAATATGTGGCGCTCTTCGCTTGCTTGGAAAGTAACGATTTTTATGGGCTTACAGTCGCTGCTCTATTATGTCTTTATTGCTTGGTTCTCTGTTCTCCTTGGTGAGCGAGGGATGTCATCAAGCCATGCAGGCTGGTTACTATCGCTGATGCAAATGGCGCAGCTGCCGTTTACTTTCTTCGTGCCGTTGTGGGCAGGACGGATGAAGAACCAACGCATTTTAGTAATAATCACTGCTATACTGTATTTCATCGGAATAAGTGGGATTTGGCTGGGCAGCAGCGCTTTAATGGCTGTTTGGGCGATATGCTTTGGGATTGCCGGAGGCTTTGCCTTCGGTCTTGTGATGATGTTCTTCAGTCTACGGACCAGAAGCACTCAAGAAGCAGCGGAGCTGTCAGGAATGGCTCAATCCGTAGGTTATGTGCTTGCTGCAATGGGTCCAGCATTATTCGGATGGCTGCATGATGTGACGAATAGCTGGACAATGCCGTTAGTTTTATTGCTGGGGGCAAGTGTATTGCTGCTGGTTGTCGGACTTGGTGCTGGTAGCGATCGATATGTGGGAGATAAAAGATAG
- a CDS encoding methyltransferase domain-containing protein codes for MNQQWNTGTYDTDMAFVSQFGESLIELLRPQPSEQIIDWGCGTGDLAAAIAASGATVTGIDASDEMIQTARTKHPKQSFVLADGQRYVAEQPVDAVFSNAALHWLTDANGAAASIAASLRTGGRFVAEFGGLGNIASIVTELPNAFAAIGCSGKLQLPWYFPSIGQYATLLEQHGLTVDLALCFDRPTPLEAGEQGFQSWLNTFANGILSVLTPSQREEVLSYMEQKLRPTLFQDGRWVMDYRRIRVVAYKRA; via the coding sequence ATGAACCAGCAGTGGAATACCGGAACCTATGATACTGACATGGCCTTTGTGTCTCAGTTTGGAGAATCTTTGATTGAGCTTCTTCGGCCCCAGCCTAGTGAACAAATTATAGATTGGGGCTGCGGAACTGGCGATTTGGCAGCAGCCATCGCTGCCAGTGGTGCCACTGTAACAGGGATTGATGCCTCTGATGAAATGATTCAGACTGCCCGCACCAAGCATCCCAAGCAAAGCTTCGTCTTAGCTGACGGACAAAGATATGTTGCGGAACAGCCGGTCGATGCTGTGTTCAGCAACGCTGCTCTACACTGGTTGACCGACGCGAATGGAGCTGCCGCTTCTATTGCAGCTAGCCTTCGAACAGGCGGACGTTTTGTCGCTGAATTCGGTGGGCTGGGCAATATCGCATCCATCGTTACTGAACTTCCAAATGCTTTTGCCGCTATAGGATGTAGTGGTAAACTTCAGTTGCCTTGGTACTTCCCAAGCATTGGACAATATGCAACACTACTAGAACAACACGGACTGACTGTAGACCTCGCCCTTTGTTTCGACCGTCCAACCCCACTAGAGGCTGGAGAGCAAGGGTTCCAGTCCTGGCTGAACACTTTTGCAAATGGAATCTTAAGTGTCCTAACACCATCTCAACGAGAAGAAGTCCTCTCTTATATGGAACAGAAACTTAGACCGACATTATTTCAGGATGGCCGCTGGGTGATGGATTATCGAAGAATCCGGGTCGTCGCTTATAAACGAGCCTAA